Proteins from a genomic interval of Papaver somniferum cultivar HN1 chromosome 4, ASM357369v1, whole genome shotgun sequence:
- the LOC113276432 gene encoding uncharacterized protein LOC113276432, giving the protein MEVSYMCMKRAGTSCLIVLKKNPYIKHSIKTPSTFLSHPSYTSYVSTLSMPHNSPFISVFAKSCFSSSSVSDLPLKNSSGKTGSKVILKNMNYSELEKWVQSHGYRPGQALMLWKRLYGNNLWAQCSDELEGLNKDFRKMLGELAEFKALSLKDVLTASDGTRKILFKLEDESVIETDVIPKSGRNTVCVSSQVGCGMNCQFCFTGRMGLMRNLTAAEIVEQAVFARRLLSSEIGSITNVVFMGMGEPLHNIDNVLKAASIMVDVQGLQFSPNKVTVSTSGLVPQLRHFLHESNCALAVSLNATTDEVRNWIMPINRKYNLALLLGTLREELRTKHKYKVLFEYVMLAGVNDSMDDAKRLVDLVQDIPCKVNLLAFNPHKGSLFKPTSEKKMIEFRNALAEAGCVVLLRPSRGDDQMAACGQLGKPGEIEAPRLRIPAQFQMVV; this is encoded by the exons ATGGAGGTAAGCTATATGTGCATGAAACGAGCAGGAACAAGTTGTCTCATAGTATTGAAGAAGAATCCGTACATAAAACACTCGATTAAAACTCCTTCCACTTTCTTATCCCATCCTTCTTATACATCTTACGTATCCACTCTCTCAATGCCTCATAACAGCCCCTTCATTTCAGTTTTTGCaaaatcttgtttttcttcttcttcagtttcagATTTACCATTAAAAAATAGCTCAGGAAAAACTG GTTCGAAAGTGATTCTAAAGAACATGAATTATTCTGAACTTGAA AAATGGGTGCAATCACATGGATATAGACCTGGTCAAGCATTAATGTTGTGGAAGCGTTTATATGGGAACAACCTTTGGGCACAATGTAGTGATGAGTTGGAAG GATTGAACAAAGATTTTAGAAAAATGTTGGGGGAATTAGCTGAATTTAAGGCTTTGTCTTTGAAAGATGTGCTCACTGCATCAGATGGAACTCGAAAG ATACTGTTCAAGTTGGAAGATGAATCAGTCATAGAAACAGATGTGATTCCAAAGAGTGGGAGAAATACTGTTTGTGTTTCAAGCCAAGTTGGTTGTGGCATGAACTGCCAGTTTTGTTTCACCGGCAG GATGGGTTTAATGAGGAATCTAACTGCAGCTGAGATAGTAGAGCAGGCTGTTTTTGCACGGCGTTTGCTCTCAAGTGAAATCGGATCTATTACAAATGTTGTATTTATG GGAATGGGAGAACCACTTCACAATATTGATAATGTGTTAAAAGCTGCTTCCATAATGGTTGATGTTCAAGGCCTTCAATTCAGTCCAAACAAAGTTACTGTTTCAACCAGCGGGCTTGTTCCCCAACTCAGGCACTTCCTTCATGAGTCCAACTGTGCATTGGCAGTCAGTTTGAATGCAACAACTGATGAG GTTAGAAACTGGATCATGCCGATCAACAGGAAGTATAACTTGGCACTCCTTCTAGGGACTCTACGTGAGGAACTCCGAACAAAACATAAGTATAAGGTGTTATTTGAATATGTGATGCTCGCTGGAGTTAATGACAG CATGGATGATGCAAAGAGGCTGGTTGATCTTGTTCAGGACATTCCATGCAAAGTAAATCTTCTCGCATTTAATCCGCACAAAGGCTCACTCTTTAAACCAACCAGTGAAAAGAAAATGATAGAGTTTAGGAATGCTCTGGCCGAAGCAGGGTGTGTTGTATTATTGCGTCCCAGTAGAGGTGATGATCAGATGGCTGCTTGCGGTCAGCTTGGGAAGCCTGGTGAGATTGAGGCTCCTCGGCTCCGCATTCCCGCTCAGTTCCAAATGGTTGTATGA